GTTCGGTGTTCACGCGGTCACGGGGTGTCGGGACCGCCGGGGTGGTACTCGTGCGGCAGCTCCCGGCCGCTCCGGCGCACCCGTTGGCCCAGCCCCGCGAGCAGGGGCGCGCCGACCGCCACGCCCAGTGTGATCCCCATCGCGGGCACGGGCATGCTCATGGCGAGGATCACCGACAGCCCCATCCCCAGGCAGGCCGTCCGCCTGGGCAGTTTCCGCCCTCGCAGCAACAGCACCCTCGTCGCCGCGTTGACCAGCGCGTAGTGGACCAGCAGACAACACGCGGCGACCGAGACGGCCAGTTCCGGCTCGACGAACCACGCCAGCGAAGCGGCCACCGCAGCCACCGCCAGATCGAACGGAACGGGAGTGCCCGAGGGCCCGCCGCGCCGCGCCAGCAGCGGCAGTTCACCGTCGGCCACCAGGGCCGTTCCCGTGGGACGCGCCGACTCCAGCACCGCGAGCAGTACCGGGAACGCGGCCAGCGCCACCCCCAACCCCACCCCGGAGGTCAACGCGGCCGCGTCGGCCGCGCGCAACGCGTCGAGCAGCGGAGCGGGTGACAGCGCCAACCTGGCCGAACCGAGCTGGTACAGCAGCACCGACAGCAGCACGGTCAGCACCACACCGACCACGAGCAGCACGGTCGGCAGTGCCCGCCCCACCACGGCGGACAGGGATCGCCCGGTTCCGCGCGCGGGAACGCTCAACCGCTCGAACCCCGCGAAGGCGAGGAACAGCACCCCGGCCGCCCCAGTCACGGCAAGTGGTCCGTTCGCCGGAGCCGCCGGTGAGTCCACCGGCGTGATGGTCAGGCACGCCGTGATCACCACAGCGACCGCGGCGAGCGGCGGCACCAGCCAGAGCCAGCCGGCCGCTCCCCTGATCCGCAACCCCGCGGTGGACACGAACACCGCGAACAGCGGGAGCGAAACCGCGGTCAACGACTGCGGCGTCGGAAGGTGGCGGGCGGCCGCGCCAGCCACCGCCGCCATCGCGGCCGCATGGCCGAACAGCCCCGTACCAGCGGCGATCCGGCCGGGGACCGTCCCCAGCTTGTCCCGCACGCCCACGTAGCCCGCGCCGGGAGTGCGGTAGGACTCGGCCTGGCACCTCACGGCGAGTGCGGCGCACCAGGCGGTCACCACCGCCACCGGGACGGCGAGCGGCACCCACGGCCCCGCGATCGCCGTGGCCGGTGCCGGGGCGAGGAGGACCCCGGCCCCCAACATCGCACCGAGCCCGAGTGGAATCACCCGCGGCAACGCCGCGGAACCGGCCGAGCTCACCGATCGTTCGGTCACGCAAACCATCCTCGTAGTAACACCGATCCCCCACGAGAACGGTACTTCCGAAGGAGAACCGCCGGTACCGAGGGAACGGGGTGCTCCTCGCCGCGAGTGCCCCCTCGACGACGGGCCGACACGAACACGGGCTGGTACGCGCCGGGGCGGACACGTCGTTCTACAGTGCCTGCGGAAGCGGTACGCGGTGGGCGGGTGCTCCTCGCACCAACCCCACGGCACAACAGCGGGAGGAGCCACAGGTGACAACCCCCAAACTCGCCCTGGTCGACGGCAGCGCGGCGAAACTGACGGTGGAGACACTCGTCATCGGAACCGTGGAGGGCCCGGACGGCCTCGAACTAGCGCCGGGAACCAACGAGATCGCCGCGGCTTTCGACGGCAACCTGACCGAGACGTTGACCCTGCTGGGCGCCACCGGCAAGGCCGAGGAGGTCGTCAGGCTGCCGGCGAGTGGGTCGGTGCGGGCGGAGGTCCTGCTCGCGGTCGGTCTCGGCAAACGCGACCAGCAGGAGGAGATCCCCGGCGAGTCGGTGCGTCGCGCGGCGGGAGTCGCGGCACGCTCGATGACCGGTGTCTCGCACGCCGCCACGACGCTGTCCGCACTGGACGTCTCGGCGGCGGTGCAGGGAACCGTGATGGGCTCCTACGCGTTCACCCGGTACAAGTCCTCCCCCGGCGACGAGCCGGTGGGCAAAGTGGACTTCGTCGTCGCCGACTCCAAGGAGGACGCGGCGAAGTCCGCGCTGAAGGGCGCCACCGTGATCGGGGAGGCGGTCAACACCGCCCGCGACCTGATCAACACGCCCCCGAACGACCTGCCTCCCGCCGCCATGGCTGACCGCGCCTCCGAATTGGGGCGCCAAGCGGGGCTGGAGGTCGAAGTGCTCGACGCCGACGATCTCCGCAAACACGGCTACGGCGGCATCCTGGGGGTCGGCGAGGGGTCGTCCCGCCCCCCGAGGTTGGTCCGGATGCGGCACAAGGGCCCGAAGAGCGCCCGGAAGGTGGCGCTGGTCGGCAAGGGGGTGACCTTCGACACGGGCGGCATCTCCCTCAAGCCCGCGGCGGGCATGGAGGACATGACCTCGGACATGTCGGGGGCGGCCGCGGTCGTCGCGACCATGGTGCTGGCGGCCAAGCTCAACTACCCGCTCGACATCACGGCAACGGTGCCCATGGCGGAGAACATGCCGTCCGGAACCGCCTACCGCCCCGGCGACGTCCTGACCATGTACGGCGGCAAGACCGTCGAGGTCCTCAACACCGACGCCGAGGGCAGGCTGATCCTGGCCGACGCGATCACCCGTGCCTGCGAGGACGGGCCCGAATACCTGATCGAGGCCTCGACCCTGACCGGTGCCCAGCAGGTCGCGCTGGGCAAGCGGACCCCCGGGGTCATGGGCAGCGAGCGGTTCCGGGACCGCGTCGCCGAGCTCTCCAGGGCGACCGGCGAGTCGGGCTGGGCCATGCCGCTGCCGGAGGAACTGCGGGCCGACCTCGACTCGAAGCTGGCCGACATCGCCAATATCACCGGACAGCGCTGGGCCGGGATGCTGGTCGCCGGACGGTTCCTCAGTGAGTTCGTCGCCGAGGACGTGGCCTGGGCGCACATCGACGTGGCGGGACCGGCGTACAACTCGAACTCCCCGTGGGGCTACACCCCCAAGGGCGGCACCGGTGTGCCGGTGCGGACGATGGCCGCCGTGCTGGCAGACATCGCCGGACAGGACTGACGAGAGGTCGCAGCGGAGCCTGTTCGTGTGGCCGGGTAGCCGGCACGTGAGTCAGCGCCTTGCCGCGTTGGGCCGACTCCTCCAGTAGCGACTACGCGGCGAGCGGCCCGGCCTCGCGATGCATCCGACTCACGCACCGGGGACAACCCGGTCATCGACGGCCGATCACTCGGTCGAGGTGAACTTTCCGCTTTGGTTTCCCGGGCTCAGCCGCTCACCCGGGTGCGAGTACCGCCGCCGATTGGTCACTCCTCCAGCCGGCGGCGGTACTCGCGACGGCGCAACACGCGCTGCCTGCGCTGGTAGTCACGCATGCGCTGCGGGTATCCCACCTTGTTGACCTCGTAGAACGGGATACCTAATCGATGTGTGAAACGGATCGCGGCATCCCTGCCGCCGATCCGACGCCGCGTCCACTCACCGTCGTGGGCGACGAAGACGATCGTCGTCTCGGTTACCTGCGTCGGCGGCTCCAGGAACCCCTCCACGCCGTGGCGCTCGGCCGCCCACTGCCGGAGGTGCTCGGTGTCCTGGTCCCGCTCGGATCGCGTGCGTCCGGACCGACCACGACGGCGCAGACGCTCGAACAGACCCACGGTTTCCCTCCTTGACCGGATACCACGATATTGCCACCCGGGGCATAAAAACCACCCGCCGCGGCGTTGTACCCCGTAGCGAGTGTGATCTTCGCTCCATGTGCGCCGGGAACACGGGCAGCCCGTCTCGCGCCCGTGGCTCACGTGGTGACAAGATGGCCTGCGGTGCCGGAGGACCGCTCCGAGCGCCGGTAACGAGTCGAAGAAAGATGCCTGTCGAGGAGTGCGAAGTGACCGACACGTCCGCCGATCTAGTCATTCTCGGTGGCGGCTCCGGCGGCTACGCCTGCGCTTTCCGCGCGGCGGAGCTGGGCCTTTCCGTCACCCTCATCGAAAAGGACAAGCTCGGTGGGACCTGTCTGCACCGAGGCTGCATCCCCACCAAAGCGCTGCTGCACGCCGCCGAGGTCGCGGACTCGGCCCGCGAGAGCTCCCAGTTCGGCGTGAAGGCCTCCCTCGAGGGCATCGACATCGATGGTGTCAACTCGTACAAGGACGGCATCGTCAGCAAGCTGCACAAGGGGCTGCAGGGGCTGACCAAGGCTCACAAGGTCAACTACGTGGAGGGGGCGGGCACCCTCGTCGACGCCAACACGGTGGAGGTCGACGGAACCCGCTACACCGGCACCAACGTGGTGCTGGCCACGGGGTCCTACTCCAAGACGCTGCCCGGCCTGGAGTTCGGCGGTCGGATCATCGCCAGTGAGCAGGCGCTCAACCTCGACTACGTACCGGAGAAGGTCGTCGTGCTCGGCGGCGGCGTCATCGGCGTGGAGTTCGCCAGCGTGTGGCGTTCCTTCGGGGCCGAGGTGAACATCGTCGAGGCGCTGCCGCACCTGGTCCCCAACGAGGACGAGTACTGCTCCAAGCAGCTCGAGCGCGCCTTCCGCAAGCGGGGGATCAAGTTCTCCACCGGCGTGAAGTTCACCGGCGCGGAGCAGACCGACGACGGCGTGACCGTGAGCCTGGAGAACGGCGAGACCATCGACGCCGACCTGCTGCTGGTGGCCGTGGGCCGCGGGCCGAACACGGCCGGGCACGGTTACGAGGAGGCCGGTGTGGCGCTGGAGCGCGGATTCGTGCGCACCGACGAGCGGCTGCGCACCAATCTGCCCGGTGTCTACGCGGTCGGCGACATCGTCCCCGGTCTGCAACTGGCGCACCGGGGCTTCCAGCAGGGCGTGTTCATCGCCGAGGACATCGCCGGGTTGAACCCGCCCGTCATCGACGAGGCCGGGATCCCGAGGGTCACCTACAGCAACCCCGAGGTCGCCTCGGTCGGGCTGACCGAGAGCGCGGCCAGGGAACAGTACGACAAGGTGGAGACCTTCACCTACGACCTGGCGGGCAACGGCAAGAGCCAGATCCTCAAGACCGCGGGGGCCGCCAAGATCGTTCGTGCCGCCGACGGCCCGGTGCTCGGCCTGCACCTGATCGGTGACCGAGTGGGCGAGCTGATCAGCGAGGCCCAGCTCATCTACAACTGGGAGGCGCTTCCGGAGGACGTGGCTCCGCTGGTGCACGCCCACCCGACCCAGTCCGAGGCGCTCGGTGAAGCGCATCTCGCCCTGGCGGGCAAACCGCTCCACGTACACGGCTGACGCACTCCGCTCAACCGGTCACGTCAGAGCCCATCACACGCCACGAGTACGAGGAGTCAGCAACAGATGGCCTTCTCCGTCCAGATGCCGGCACTCGGTGAGAGCGTCAGCGAGGGCACGATCACCCGGTGGCTCAAACAGGTCGGCGACACCGTCGAGGTCGACGAACCCCTCCTGGAGGTCTCCACCGACAAGGTCGACACCGAGATCCCCTCGCCCGCGGCCGGGGTGATCCAGCAGATCATCGCCAGCGAGGACGACACCGTCGAGGTCGGTGGCGAACTCGCGCTGATCGGGGACAGCGGTGAGCAGGCCGCACCGCAGCAACAACCGGCGGCCGAACAACCCTCACCGGCGCCGGAGGAACCGGCAGCCGCCCCCAGCCGGAACCGGCCCCGAACCGTCGTCCCAGCCCACGGCCGAGCAGCCGCGGGATCCGCCGCGCAGGGCACCGATGTGCACATGCCGGCACTCGGTGAGAGCGTCAGCGAGGGCACGATCACCCGGTGGCTCAAACAGGTCGGCGACACCGTCGAGGTCGACGAACCCTCCTGGAGGTCTCCACCGACAAGGTCGACACCGAGGTTCCCTCCCGGTGGCGGGCACGATCCTGGAACTGTCGGCCGGTGAGGACGACACCGTCGAGGTCGGCGCCAAGCTCGCGGTGGTCGGCGACCAGTCGGCGGCACCGGCTGCCCAGCCCGCCGCGGCGCCCGCTCCCGAACCGGCCCCCGCCCGGCTCCGGAACCGCCGCCGGCTGCCGAGCCGCAGCCCGCGCCCCAGGCCGAACCTTCCCCGGCCCCCGCTCCCCGCCCGCGCAGCTGGCCCCGCACAGCAGGCCTCCGAGGGGGCGGGGTCCGAGGGTTCGGCGCCCTACGTGACCCCGCTGGTGCGCAAGCTGGCCAACGAGCACGGCATCGACCTGAACACGTTGCGGGGCACCGGGGTCGGGGGACGCATCCGCAAGCAGGA
The nucleotide sequence above comes from Actinopolyspora erythraea. Encoded proteins:
- a CDS encoding APC family permease; this encodes MTERSVSSAGSAALPRVIPLGLGAMLGAGVLLAPAPATAIAGPWVPLAVPVAVVTAWCAALAVRCQAESYRTPGAGYVGVRDKLGTVPGRIAAGTGLFGHAAAMAAVAGAAARHLPTPQSLTAVSLPLFAVFVSTAGLRIRGAAGWLWLVPPLAAVAVVITACLTITPVDSPAAPANGPLAVTGAAGVLFLAFAGFERLSVPARGTGRSLSAVVGRALPTVLLVVGVVLTVLLSVLLYQLGSARLALSPAPLLDALRAADAAALTSGVGLGVALAAFPVLLAVLESARPTGTALVADGELPLLARRGGPSGTPVPFDLAVAAVAASLAWFVEPELAVSVAACCLLVHYALVNAATRVLLLRGRKLPRRTACLGMGLSVILAMSMPVPAMGITLGVAVGAPLLAGLGQRVRRSGRELPHEYHPGGPDTP
- a CDS encoding leucyl aminopeptidase; the encoded protein is MTTPKLALVDGSAAKLTVETLVIGTVEGPDGLELAPGTNEIAAAFDGNLTETLTLLGATGKAEEVVRLPASGSVRAEVLLAVGLGKRDQQEEIPGESVRRAAGVAARSMTGVSHAATTLSALDVSAAVQGTVMGSYAFTRYKSSPGDEPVGKVDFVVADSKEDAAKSALKGATVIGEAVNTARDLINTPPNDLPPAAMADRASELGRQAGLEVEVLDADDLRKHGYGGILGVGEGSSRPPRLVRMRHKGPKSARKVALVGKGVTFDTGGISLKPAAGMEDMTSDMSGAAAVVATMVLAAKLNYPLDITATVPMAENMPSGTAYRPGDVLTMYGGKTVEVLNTDAEGRLILADAITRACEDGPEYLIEASTLTGAQQVALGKRTPGVMGSERFRDRVAELSRATGESGWAMPLPEELRADLDSKLADIANITGQRWAGMLVAGRFLSEFVAEDVAWAHIDVAGPAYNSNSPWGYTPKGGTGVPVRTMAAVLADIAGQD
- the lpdA gene encoding dihydrolipoyl dehydrogenase, with the translated sequence MTDTSADLVILGGGSGGYACAFRAAELGLSVTLIEKDKLGGTCLHRGCIPTKALLHAAEVADSARESSQFGVKASLEGIDIDGVNSYKDGIVSKLHKGLQGLTKAHKVNYVEGAGTLVDANTVEVDGTRYTGTNVVLATGSYSKTLPGLEFGGRIIASEQALNLDYVPEKVVVLGGGVIGVEFASVWRSFGAEVNIVEALPHLVPNEDEYCSKQLERAFRKRGIKFSTGVKFTGAEQTDDGVTVSLENGETIDADLLLVAVGRGPNTAGHGYEEAGVALERGFVRTDERLRTNLPGVYAVGDIVPGLQLAHRGFQQGVFIAEDIAGLNPPVIDEAGIPRVTYSNPEVASVGLTESAAREQYDKVETFTYDLAGNGKSQILKTAGAAKIVRAADGPVLGLHLIGDRVGELISEAQLIYNWEALPEDVAPLVHAHPTQSEALGEAHLALAGKPLHVHG